Proteins found in one bacterium genomic segment:
- a CDS encoding SagB/ThcOx family dehydrogenase → MITRRRFLEGGLASLLAIDLLELAGFPPGEPDEPREAPEMNIKKVMADRRTVRQYLFTPIEPDQFRAILWAAQGVTDAGRGHRTVPSAGALYPLEVYAFTGEKTVLDLSAGIYRFVPGTGKPEKTGGQDSRAQLARACLSQMWVAQAPVSLVISAVYERTTVKYGRRGVRYADIEAGCAAQNVFLMAVSLGLAAGIVGAFEDEDVRRLTGAGEGSTPLLVMPLGYSA, encoded by the coding sequence ATGATCACCCGTAGAAGGTTCCTGGAGGGGGGGCTGGCCTCCCTTCTTGCGATCGACCTGCTGGAACTCGCCGGGTTCCCACCAGGGGAACCCGACGAACCCCGTGAGGCGCCGGAAATGAACATAAAAAAGGTCATGGCCGACAGGCGCACCGTGAGACAGTACCTGTTCACTCCCATCGAACCGGATCAGTTCAGGGCCATCCTGTGGGCGGCGCAGGGCGTCACCGACGCCGGGAGGGGTCACAGGACCGTCCCTTCGGCGGGCGCCCTTTACCCGCTTGAGGTATACGCCTTCACCGGGGAGAAAACCGTACTGGATCTAAGCGCCGGCATTTACAGGTTCGTCCCCGGGACCGGTAAACCGGAGAAGACAGGAGGGCAGGACTCGAGGGCACAACTCGCCCGGGCCTGTCTCTCCCAGATGTGGGTCGCACAGGCGCCGGTCTCCCTCGTGATCTCGGCGGTCTACGAACGGACGACCGTCAAGTACGGGAGGCGCGGCGTTCGTTACGCCGACATCGAGGCAGGGTGCGCAGCCCAGAACGTGTTTCTCATGGCTGTGTCCCTGGGGCTTGCCGCGGGTATCGTGGGGGCGTTCGAAGACGAGGATGTCCGGCGGTTGACCGGTGCCGGGGAAGGAAGCACGCCACTGCTTGTCATGCCACTCGGATACAGCGCCTGA